One segment of Rhipicephalus sanguineus isolate Rsan-2018 chromosome 6, BIME_Rsan_1.4, whole genome shotgun sequence DNA contains the following:
- the LOC119396041 gene encoding 60S ribosomal protein L23a, producing the protein MPPKGKKPPAAAAAKAEKPEEKKKPAAAAAPAKKPAGAAASATKAPAKPAAKSGDKKPGTDKKQQAAKKKDAAGQAKARAKAMAVRKKVVKGTHGTRTKKIRTSVKFRRPKTLSLPRNPKYPRRSVPTRTRLDQFSIIKHPLTTESAMKKIEDNNTLVFIVHLRANKHQIKTAVKKLYDIDVANVNTLIRPDGQKKAYVRLAPDYDALDVANKIGII; encoded by the coding sequence ATGCCTCCCAAGGGTAAGAAACCGCCAGCAGCCGCTGCGGCAAAGGCCGAAAAGCCCGAGGAAAAGAAGAAGCCTGCCGCTGCAGCTGCCCCAGCCAAGAAACCCGCCGGTGCCGCAGCGTCGGCGACCAAAGCCCCTGCCAAGCCGGCGGCCAAGTCCGGCGACAAAAAGCCGGGCACTGACAAGAAGCAGCAGGCAGCGAAGAAGAAGGATGCCGCAGGTCAGGCCAAGGCCCGCGCCAAGGCGATGGCTGTCCGCAAGAAGGTGGTCAAGGGAACGCACGGAACGCGCACCAAGAAGATCCGCACGTCAGTCAAGTTCCGCCGGCCCAAGACCCTGTCTCTGCCGCGCAACCCCAAGTACCCCCGCCGCAGCGTCCCGACGAGGACAAGGCTGGACCAGTTCTCCATCATCAAGCACCCACTGACGACCGAGTCGGCGATGAAGAAGATCGAGGACAACAACACGCTCGTGTTCATCGTCCACCTGCGTGCCAACAAGCACCAGATCAAGACAGCCGTCAAGAAGCTGTACGACATCGACGTCGCCAACGTGAACACGCTCATCCGGCCGGACGGACAGAAGAAGGCGTACGTGAGGTTGGCGCCTGACTATGATGCGTTGGACGTGGCCAACAAGATCGGCATCATATAA